Genomic DNA from Cydia fagiglandana chromosome 3, ilCydFagi1.1, whole genome shotgun sequence:
gaattcgtagtggtatttttttttcagtgacacgacaacttttaggttgacgccaatttcttaaaaaacaaccaaatttaataaaacttcaaactgaaacagctctaggactcttatttatgataatatacagccagtgtttataaactacttttagatacttattttagaggaattatgtttttttgtcccattactggttccacgtccattatagggtccactactataaaTATTCTCTCGATTATATAAAACGATTGAGTAAAATAACTTTaacaataatttattaattgaagagatgcttacaaaaacaacataactgttTAGaccggttgacacttttttaagaacattgttaatcgtttcaggtgtcaaccagtgtagtcagttatgttgtttttgtaaacatcccttcaattagaTATAAATAAGATAAAACCCAAAATCTACCGTCTCATTTTGGCTGGTGAAATGGACTTTTAAGTgataattttgaatgataaaaatGTAATAGCGTTTATTTGGATTCGACTagtaatgttttacagttagtattttcctcgcgttggtgtggtgaacATTTTTGTGTTTGACTCGCTGGCAAAAcaacttgtaaaacaaataactatgtaTATTCAACTCCGCCCAAACATGTACGTTATTATCTTTAGCAGTgggtaaatatataaaaaaaactctaTTCATTTGAAATTATATCTTGCTCTTAGCTTTCAACATTTCACGCAATACTCGTCGAAGTATTTTACCGCTCCCAGTCTTTGGTATCTCGCTGACGAATCTCACACCCCCACGCAACCGTTTccacggtgatacctacaaaaacaacattttattgaaacataatattaataacacAGCAAAAACAGCGTATCCGCAAAAAAGTTGCTCTCTCCAAAGTTTTTTAGAAAGTCGCAACTCGTCTGCttatctgttttaatttataatacttaAGCCCACAATTTACATGAATCTATTCCATTTAGCCTAATTCTCAGTATAATTAGTGAATAAACACAGCTTatctatcggcgcgattcgggaaatgaattagggagtcctagatatgaaatagtaaagatatgtgacgttccactgcaaaaggtaccattgccccggctgaatattggagcggcgttaaaaatagcgtaagcaccagccgccataaggtaccttttgactcggaacgtcacatatctttactatttcatatctagtgaatctctaattcatttcccgaattgcgccgtattttatattttgtaggATTGGTACACATTGAGCTCTTGTATATGTTGCCTGTTTCGGCGAGTAAGTATTATTTGCATTAGGGTTCTCGCACGCTAACATGTTACCTCAACCCCTATTGCGGTATTTGATGTGTAGCCGCGAAGTGCTTGCGTCGACTTGTCGGTCGCGACAGCACCTGCGACCGGCGGCGGCCTGCCACTCACAGGCCGAGCCGAGATCCTTTTAAGATTGCCTTAGCGCGACAAATGGCTGAACCTAACTAGTGGCCGGACTCAATCTGCACGACCCGGTTTGAAGTGGCTATAGCGAatctatcggcgcgattcgggaaatgaattagagatgcactagatatgaaatagtaaagatatgtgacgttccacggaaaaaaggtaccttatggcggccgcaataatattagagcggcattaataatagcATTAATCGTCAatcgccatagggtaccttttgccgtggaacgtcacatatctttactatttcatatcttgtgaatgtctaattcatttctcgattCGCGCCGTATTTCTTAATTCGCAGTCCACCacatttatttttgtgaaatACGTCTAACCTAATACACTTTGTGTCTATAGACTAGTCTCTGACCACATCTCATTTATCATAATACGTTTTTTTAACACAGGTAGTGAGAGTAGGTGCCCGTAGTGTGCCAGTCTCTGGAGAATGCGCTGAGACATATGACACATATGGCGGcacccatcggcggaaagtcgccagcctgtcggtattctacaggttgcacttcggggagtgtgcccaagagctacacgagctcattccaccgtccccattctaccatcggacttttagacgcacggccggtttccatccttacttggtagatattccaccaattcgcacgaagcgctttgcttctactttccttatgcgcactgccaaggaatggaattccttgccggcgtctatatttccgtgttcttataacccggcaaccttcaaatcaagagtgaacaggcaccttctgggcgagctcgctccatcgtaggccacgtctacgcctcggctagtctgtggccatgagtaagcccattcataataataaaaaaaaaatatgggtcTATGAGACATATGGGTCTTAAAACGTTACTATGTAtgaaaatctttaaaaaaaaatttaaggtTTGACTATGGTTTTCAAGCGAAAAAATAACgtgaaaatgtaaattataattgTTTACCTCTAAAGACACAAATTCAATAATGTCATTCTCCGTGACTTCTGCCCCCGGTTGTTTGACCACAAAAGCGGTCGGTAGCTCTCCAGAGAGCGGGTCAGGGGCGCCTATCACGCCGGCGTCTTTCACTGCTGGGTGCTTTAGCAGTACTCCTTCTATTTCTGCAGGAGATACCTGTaataacaagaaatagttgagaAACACTGGTAGGGCGATAGGGTGACACAAAGACTTTTTTATAATTGTAGCATCGTAGGTACGAgtgcatagttttttttttaagttaacaTTTTGCTGTATCATAATATATACTTGCTGAATGTTGCTGTTTAGTTTCTCGTATATATATTAATtgatattcatatattttaagtAATCATGTggaaatacttattcatttacATAATCCACAGATTAGGATTTAAGAATGATATACCTACaggaaaaattattaattatcttcaaaatggagttaattagaatatcggtgtcattgaaaaatttaattattttatgcttagAAACATACTCTTAAAATTAACGGAgttaaaaaaacacggtgtatattattttatttattatacccaCCTGCCACGCTTTATATTTGATAAGTTCCTTTAGCCTgtcaattatgaaaaaatatccATCTTGGTCGTAGTAAGCAATATCGCCAGTTCTATAAAAGCCATCATCGTCGAAGTAATCTGATTTGGGCTGGCCGATGTAGCCATCAAACAGTACGACGCCATTGACGCACACTTCACCCGGCTCACCTGGGCCCAGTACCTTTCTGGATTCAATGTCAACCAcctgaaattaaaaataatggtaacattccatttctaacagctgcattactgtcaattttactatggaaattgacaatgacagacACGCGTTCAGTataagtgacattccatttccaactgcagctgcaatactgttcattttactatggaaacgcgtcgctgtcactgtcaattttcatagtaaaatgaacagtattgcagctgcagttggaaatggatgTCACcttaccggtagtgcagctgcggttagaaatggaatgttaccataagaagcgtctattgcagactagATCAGCAAAGggtaaagaatgactcacgttagaccgggccgtgtccgggcttGAGCGTCCGGCGTTACATTTTTATGACATGacacatgacaggcgatcacgtgatgctttccatagaaaacgatgcgccgtgagctccggcccggacacagcCCGGTGTAACGTGAGTCATGCTTAATTATAATGGTGGAAGAGgtgtaaagtctaagaaaaattcTTGCTTCGAATTTTACGGCTTGGAGTATCTAGTCCCTACTACCTAGATGTCGCTTTACAGTGACTTTGATTTCTAGTTTCTTTCTCACCCACatgtgtttttgttatttttaaagaacagCGGACACATGTATTGGCTGACTCGACTACGTTGCTGAGCCTCGACAAGTCTCACCCTATTtggcaataatgtactattaagcttatttaaaagtggaaaaattactgacttgggtgagacttgaactcacggcctctggatgcTTCAAGTCTAACCCAAGATAGtaattttaccacttttaaatttattccaaGCTTAATAGcgtcgttcgcagacgtttctgcttattaaaaattaaaaaaataatgtactattttcttACATCACAAAGTGAAAGAAAAAccacatataataatattatattttggtTTTCTTatcattacatatttatataaagaTTAAAACTAGAGATGTAGAAGTTTAACTAAATAACAACCTAATTACCTTAATAACAATTCCTTGAACAACTTTTCCGATACTGCCTTGTCTATGGTCAACCACTGTTTCCTCTGTAATGGGTCCAGTTGTTTCAGTCGATCCGTAACCTTGTAATACACGTAGATTAGGTaatctagaaaaaaaaatgtagctaTAGCCAGTCTATAGGTTCTCTATCGGAGAATTTTTGGTACTATCGGCTTTAAGAATGTTTGCTCCAGATCTTTTATGCTGAAAATACTCAATAGCCTATATTgtaaacaaaaaagtaaaataaattcaaGTTGGATAACTCGCTATGCTTATTTTAAGCCGATTTtactattttcatataaattaaaaaattaatataccactgtatatatattgtatgtaaataaatgatatgatatttatgatatatgatattatataaaaaaaaatattggtcaATCTCACACGAATGGTACTAGATGGCGATATATATTAATAGATGTATATTAAtagatacatacttaaatacataataagCATCTGTCACCCAGGAACATACAAGTAGATGCGCTTATCGGGATACGAACACGGGACCTCCAGCATCGTAGGCAGTAGGTATCACTAGTATCACTACCGACTATTAGGCTGTGACGAACGTATGAACGCCGTACGAATATGCGGAACAACATATGTATATCTCTAATTTGACAGTTAGGAATTTGTAATATACGAAATATTACCTTTTTTCTACTTCTTTGATGACACCCTCGTCTAGAGGCGCCCCACCAGAATAAATGATTTCCACAGAACGTAAATCATGATTATCTACTAAAGGTGACTTGCTCAGCAAGACTACTATTGGTGGAGCTACCATCAATGACTGAAcctgaaataaaatatataataagttatatattttccccttaacctaacctaaggtTTCTCTAGTGCTTTCCTTAGTTAGGAAAAGCCTGATcaggaatatatgatcacgcCCCAATGTGCGGAATTTCAGTGGAACGATTATTTttatactatactgaactggcACCCTATATAGAATGAGAATAACAGCgatcatatattactggtcaggctttacttCACATTGTTAGGTACATCATagcaaaagcaaaaaaaaaaaacccaccTTATATTTTTGAATAGCTTCGAGAAACAGCTCTTGTTTAAATCTCGAAAGGTGTATGACCGTTTTGCCATTTACTAATGCTTTCAACGTGGTTGTTAAGCCGAAAGTATTGCACAACGGTGCAAGTGTAAGTGCTGACTTGTCTggacaaaaactaaaaatacgaccatcaagaacattacataaaatattagtttttaccattaggtattttattatacataaattatttatCTTACTAGTAGGATGAACATCATCCATCCATCAATTTGAATAAGTTAATctaagaaacataaatattttcGGTATATTCATATTGTTAGCACTCCAGAACATGATAAAAAAGCTCCAATCATGCATGCTTTCCGGTTTGTCACGTAGTATAGGACTTACTTATGTATGTGCTCTGTGCGTGACCCACAGAATCACATGTATCTTATAAAAATCTGattggtaggtacatattttatcaGATTTAGATAAGTCTTAGTCTCTAAACATTTTTGtggttttcatcatcatcatcattcatcatttcagcctgtatacgtcccactgctgagtacaggcctcctctcatgcgcgagagggcttgggctatagtccccacgctagcccaatgcggattggggactttacatacacctttgaatttcttcgcagatgaatgcaggtttcctcacgatgtttttccttcaccgaaaagctagtggtaaatatcaaatgatatttcgtacataagttccgaaaaactcattggtacgagccaggatttgaacccgcgacctccggattgaaagtcagacgtcatatccactcggccaccactgcttttgTGGTTTTAGAAAACCATTTTTAGTATACACATTTATTCAAGACTTAtatgtaattgtaaaaaaaatattttatgcagATGTAATACGGCCAGAGTCACAGTTTACATGAAATAATAGGGAACAAATCTTGAAGAAAACAATGACAACAATGCAGCTTTGTACTTCCTCTCTTACGCACACCATTTATGTACATGCTGCTGTATCTTCAAAGctttagtaggtaactactacATATGTCTTAGTCATAGTAAACTTTAAATTGAAACTTCAATAGCATTCGCCGAGGTGCagttctcattttaaaatgacGAGGTTCTTCAGTTTATTTCTAAGAACCTTGGACCCTTAAGTTGAGAATTTGTATAAAGCTAAACAATGAGTGTTTTTCATTAATATTGATCTCTTTATGCCAATTTTGCGAGAGAAATGTCTTATTGTTGTACAGATAATTAGGGGGCATCGGCCGGTAGCCCTAGCCAGTAGCTGCGTTTTGTGTCGAGTACTTATTAGTTTTTGCCTTAGTAATTTTGTGAGAGAAGTCGGATTTTAGCGCGGAAATTACTATAATTTTCTACATATCGCGTACCAAAGATAAAAAGAGAATATCAGTTGTATAAGAGCTAGCCACGGTTTGTAATTTACTAAACAACCAAGCAACCTACTAAGGGTAACAATTTATAGATTTCCAGCCGTATTCGAataatgagatacgtcaaatactagatattgaaacgatatggattggatatgtcagtgtgaacattgacgtttcttcaaacaagaacgtcacttttgacacttgtttgacactgacatatccagtccatatcgtttcaatatctagtatttgacgtatcttattgttcgaatacggctgtctgGCATGGTGTTTTTATTGTACACAGTGTGACATTCGAAGTTATTTCGTTATTTAGTTatctttatatattttgttaatcGTAATTCTGTGCACCTACCTAATTAGTTCGAATATTGACTCTAACTATTGTGAAGTTATGCATGTTTAACTTACTCGTGCTGTTGGGCAGCGGCGATTAGGTTCGCATGGGTTACCTTAGCGCCCTTAGGGAGCCCAGTTGTGCCCGACGAGTACAGTACGAGGGCCACTTCCACACGACCTGCCAATTAAACTACATTCTATAGTTCTATACAATCTatacaatggggttggcaactgtcaagcTTGCCCTTTGCCAGGGtataaaattccattaaaaaaaaacaaaaatttcacataattctagggattaaaagggcaagctatgctggcgccatctgttctatacttcgaccggccaaccccattgtaaATGTGTTACAATGGATAAGTATCATCATATCATACGATATATGATGTATCTCGTGttaaatttattgttatttatttgacGACCTGGTGTCGAGTCGTTATTGAAATACAGTGATGTTAAAACCATAACTAAGTGCACCCACACCTTTTCAAGGTCCTGAAATGTTCAATTGTGAGGATAGTTGCAGAGATTTTTTTCCTAATCTACTAAATACATGATAtgacttaaataaaaatgtaatgtttACCGTAATAGTCAACGAAATTTGTACATTCAGCTTCCTTATTAGCGAAATCGTTGTAACTTATAATTTCTTTCCATGAAGAATCACCGAATAAGCAAATTTTGCTAACGAATGTTAGCTTTCTCAGCGTTTCTTGGTGCTTCGTATACCCAGTTGGCGATAAAAACATATATTTCGGTTTAGTTATACTAGCAGTATGTATAAATtcgcctgaaaataaataatcgtttaattaattatcaaatttGGTCATTTTCTAAACATAATAGTTGCTGAAGAAAATGATTAAATCTTTGACATCATCGTTATTCATGAAAGATAACGTTTCTATACttcgtcaagcaaatcttgtcagtagatagAAAGAGGTGCGAAATTCagattttctatgggacgataacccttcgcgcctacatttttttaatttgccgcctttttctactgccgagattgaccaagtatacttaatacctaaatattatatatgtatgtacctgcAGTATAAGCACTGTTGATCAAAGTGACCGACGCGCCGGCGCACATGGCTGCAAGGATCGCAGTCACAACTTCACTTCTGTTCTCACTCACCACTGCGACTAGGTCGCCTTTTCTCACACCGAGCTCCACGAGAGACGCAGAGACGTTTACGACTTCGCGGACAATCTGCCCAAATGTGATTTCCTCGCCCGTTGCCCCATTAACCTATAATATAGGGCGTTTTTTGAAcaactagccatattgtgcgaggtgattaggtataGGCCATACTGGAcaaatttttgtatgggaccaacTCTCAAATCACAAAAAATTTTAGGCCGTTTCacacattttggtcgagtggatgtcgacgttttctatgggaaggccaattttttttaggaaatcggggttggtcccatagaaaaagttgttcagtatgacgtatgacctacctaatcaactcgcacaatatggctagttgTCCAAAAAACGACctgtattttaaatacttacttaaataaaagtgaaTAACATCTATATCATCAACATCTATATGCACATCTTGTAAAGTACATACTTACTCGTAGTTTGATATCGGCATCGTTGAGATAAGGATAAATTTCTAATTCAAGTACGTTCAAGGCTGCGAGACACAGATAATGCTAATAGTGCAAGTTTTGATATTAATTCGTATGATTCATAAAAGCGTTacttactggcctgaattagctatgaatcgtttgtacatatttatgttGATGATGTTCTTTTTACGCTTGACgaagttaaataaaattggCATATAATATAACAGATTgctgaatattttattttatttttgaaaatgcaatgcAAACCTtgcaaaagaaaaataaatgtgatgactttgtaaattataaaaccGATAGCATTCTCGTAATTCTGCCTTTCAGATAGGTAGTGCTTTTGCAATGTAACTTATATGTACattctttaaaaaataaataaaatatttttaaaagcaAACTTACCAGCGCTCTTTTctctttaaaatttaatatcctCTCAATAAAGTAAATTCCGTAATTCATGTGAGCTGGAAAGCTGAAATTGTGCTTTCCGTAAAAAATGCCTTGTGCGCCCTTCGCTGCAGGTAACATTTTCCTGttttggaatatgtacaaaacgGTATTAACAGGTCGCCGCTTCGCCGCACACTGGAAATCATAATCACATTGTGTGACTAAGGTCACTAACCTTTGTTTATGAGTTTTATGATTGATAATATGACGTAAGAAGTATTTTATCAGTCGATATCTTGGTCAGTGTTTACGTTTTGGGCGTAGTAGTAGGTAGCTTGTGCAACTGTGCATAGTACGAGTATAGTATCAGAGATTTTGCGGAAATAAATTTAATTgagtaaatttaaataagtgTTTCGACTGCTTTTAATATACGAATTAAACTTGAAATCGAAATAGccgaaattaataatttataattatttgtgtTTCCTACTAAGCTTGTTCTACTCGTAGTAGGTGCTTTATATGAAGTAAGCATCATGTATATACAaaggggtctctattgtttcccaaatagttttaagtcataatgtattgtttgtccgaattttcgttggtcataattggtttttctcagaaacgcgtaacttttcaggattgccataaaacaaacctaacctaacctaacctatccacagaataaccttacgaaaatcctgaaaagttaacggtttcagttttatgactaacgataatatgacaaacaatacattatgacttaaaactttatgggaaacaaagggaccccatatACAAaggtacaattttatttaatcagTGGCAGCTTGTTCATATAATTTGATTCATGTGGAATAAAgtgacaaattatttaaaaattgtcTGTATGTAAGGTTGCATTACTACTAAGGTGTCTGTAGAGTTTGCTATAACACATTAAAGACCATTATATTGTTATTATACTAAAAGCAAAGTGTCATAAATGGTGCTTGCATTTTATAATCCCGTCTAAGatgtaggtattaaaatattGATCCCATAAAAGATATCAGGCTCTTAAATTTAATTGCAATATAGTCTCAAGTGTCCGATGCTTcggaaaataatatttaacagCAGATTTAAGTTTTTAATGTGTCTTTATATTAATCGACCACTTATGTGATAAGTTAATATcttactataagtacctatctgTAATCTTTTTGGGTGTTGTATGGGTACTTGGGTAGTGTCTATTTAATTCGATTTTTTTAATGTGCATTGTCTATTTATACAATTATATCGCGTGTAATGAAGCAGATTATTGAATTGAAAACGAACGAacgtttttatttatatgtatgatATTATCAAAACAAGGCACATTTTGTTGAATTCAACAAATACCTACGTACATTATTTTCAAAGTATTTGCAAACTTATTATTCGATTTTAGAAACTTGTGTGCTTTGTACTTACAACAGTAATTCACATTCTCACCTTTCTCTCGACATGGCAACTAACTAACACTTTGATATACGCGTTGCTGGTGTTGGTGTGCCCAttagaatatttaatttaatacatgTATAAGAgcaattctcaaaaagtttgGACATTTCGATCATAATACtatcttagatttctataaaaattggtatgctagtaagtacatgaagctgaacaacttccGGTAATggtaataaataagaaacattCCATTTTTGTTATCAGAtggtaacaaaaaaggaatgtttcTTAGAAACTTTCTGGGACTTTTTGGGAAATgtggtggaagttgttcagcttcatgtactttaccagcataggtactaatttttatagaaatctaagatgtgatcgaaatttacaaactttttgagaattgcTCAAAAAATAGTTATGAGTAGCTAGAataatttacgagtaggtatatacattttttaatatGTAGATATTTTTTAATCGCCTATCTAttctcccactgctgggcataggcctccccctagaCTTCCAATCTTCCCGATTAAATGCAGCATCCGTCCAGTTGCTGAGAAATGCGTCCAGGTCATCCACCATCTCATTTTAGGCCGACCATGATGAATATTAATTCATCATACTATTATATGAACTTAAAGTCCTACTTTAATCGTAACTAAATGGtgctttaaaataatataatcccCGCAAGTGGCATGTAAATTAGTAGCCatgtataggtattttaattgacATGATTGAttgacataataaaataaaaagttattttAGAATACACATTGGATACAAATAAATGGTATTCATGTAAGGTTGAGGAAACACAAAGTGTCTGTTAAACTTacattatttaattactttacCGGTACATACATACTTAACGTTTAATAAGTAAACAACAGGAAATACCTACAAGTAATATTTTCCTATTTATGAGCATCAGAGAGGACGAAATTAGACGGAAATTGTAAATTATTCCACAAGTAATTAGAACACGAAACCGCCATTAGAATAAACACATACTGTCTACTTATGTCAGTACTGGAATACGGGA
This window encodes:
- the LOC134680171 gene encoding uncharacterized protein LOC134680171, which translates into the protein MLPAAKGAQGIFYGKHNFSFPAHMNYGIYFIERILNFKEKRALVNGATGEEITFGQIVREVVNVSASLVELGVRKGDLVAVVSENRSEVVTAILAAMCAGASVTLINSAYTAGEFIHTASITKPKYMFLSPTGYTKHQETLRKLTFVSKICLFGDSSWKEIISYNDFANKEAECTNFVDYYGRVEVALVLYSSGTTGLPKGAKVTHANLIAAAQQHDFCPDKSALTLAPLCNTFGLTTTLKALVNGKTVIHLSRFKQELFLEAIQKYKVQSLMVAPPIVVLLSKSPLVDNHDLRSVEIIYSGGAPLDEGVIKEVEKRLPNLRVLQGYGSTETTGPITEETVVDHRQGSIGKVVQGIVIKVVDIESRKVLGPGEPGEVCVNGVVLFDGYIGQPKSDYFDDDGFYRTGDIAYYDQDGYFFIIDRLKELIKYKAWQVSPAEIEGVLLKHPAVKDAGVIGAPDPLSGELPTAFVVKQPGAEVTENDIIEFVSLEVSPWKRLRGGVRFVSEIPKTGSGKILRRVLREMLKAKSKI